The genomic segment CCCACTTCAAGTGAAGCAACTTCTCTAGAATCGGCATTGGATCCTCTTCCATGCAGCAATACCGTAGACATATGTGTGCAAGGTTTGGAGGGAATCGATGTTGTTCAAGCAGTCTTGGTATATGCATGCCCACCGTTAAAACTTTGAGATGAACGGAATCAAGAACAAGTTTCCCTTCGTTATGGCCATCATGCATGACCTCATACAATGAAAGCTGCTCGAGTTCTCTCGATTTGAAGAGAGATGAAGACAGAGTTTCTAAAGTACAACCATTAAGGGAATGGATAGTGAGAGTTCTGAGATTAGTCATACCACGAAGGTCCTTCACACTACTGTTCTCTAGTGAGTAACCGCTCAAGGTCTCTAGGTTCACCAGATCACCCAGttccaattttgttttaacatccATTAGAAAAGGTAAGATAAGGTACCTTAATTCTCGCAGCTCTTTCAAAACATTTGGCACATGAACTGAAACCCCATGGACACCTAAATTCAAATAGAGCAGAAGCTTCAGATTCCGCAGAGAAGAAGGTAAATAAGATACTCCAGCCCTGTATAAGCTCAGGAATCTCAAGTGGATAAGCTCTCCAATGCTGGAAGGTAACTTCCCTCCTTGAAACTTGACTCTAGAAAGATCCAACACCCTGAGAAATGGTAAACTCCCAAAGTCTAGAAATGATTGTATCAGAGCTTCTTCCTTGGTCTTGAAGTACAAAAGAGATCTAACTTTCTTAGTTTTTTCATGTCCCATCATTTCAAATGCCTTACTACTATGCACAGCGAGTCTGCGAGAAGATTGACCACTGATGGTAGAGGTAGATGTAGGGACTTTGACGATTTGTAGAAAGTTCTCTTCTTCGGCTTTAGACAAACAAACTCCTCTCATGATGTCATGCATATGACAAGACTCAATCCTCGAAGTCAAATAGTTTCTTTCAGAAATAACCATATTTCGTCTCACTAACTCTTCTAGGTAGCCTTCCGCATTATCTCGAATGGTTCCTCGATCGATCATTACAACTCCTTCTGCAGCCCAGTAATTAAACAATGTCTCCACATCTATCTTGTAGGCTTCAGGGAAATGGGCGAAGTAAAGGAAGCAATGCTTTAAGCCCATTGGCAAATCTTCATAGCTCAAAGACAATACTCGATAAACCGAATTGAAATTTAAGCCAGATCCTCCTATGATATGAAGTCCAATATTCTCATGTACTCTTTTCCATTCGAGAACTGTATGTTTCGTAGCTAACAATCCTCCCAACACTTTAACAGCTAACGGTAGTCCTCCACAATAGGTCACCATTTCCTTACCCATGATTTCAAGCTCTTCATCAACAATGTATTCTGCATATCATCACAAAGTATTATCTTTCAAGTTTTGAGCCTTAAAATAAAGATATTGCCTAATTACATCACTTCCTAAGAGAACTGGCCGTGTAGGAGATATTCTAGTCTAGAGGAATGTTGATATAAACATCTTAATAATTCTGTTCATCAGGAAAAAATGAACAATTTGCAACATACTGAATTTTATATCTTAAAGTATACCTGCTTCGCCTCTCCTAGGAAATGCTAGTCTTTGGCATAGAGTCCAACTTTGTTCAAGAGTAAGGGTTTTAGGCCTAAAGGAAAAGCATGTGGGATCTGCATGTAAACCAACACTTTCATTGCGGGAAGTAAGTAGCATCTTCCAACCTGCAAAATGTTTCTGAATTACGATTGGGAAATTACATGCAATTATGACTGAATGTGTACAGAGAAAACGTTGCATTTATTTGCTAAGAAGTCACCTCTTTTCTGTGGAAACACTTCTTTTATTCGGTCCCAGTCTTCTGCTTTCCATATATCATCTAGGACAATCAAATATTTGTCAGTCTCCAACAACTGAAAGAGTTTACCCTGACGTGTAAACTCATCCATCTCTAAAATCTCCCCATCATCTGGTCTAAGCTCTTGCAAGATTCTTTGCCAAACATGCTTCTGTGTAAACTGTTGCGAAACACAGATCCATGCGAATCCGTCAAAATGACGCCGTACTCTGTCATGATGAAAAACTTGTCTGGCCAGAGTGGTTTTACCAATACCCCCCATCCCGGATATAGAAACCACTTGAATGTTATCATTTCCCACCAACTGAGCAACCAAATCTTCAACACTCTGATCCATCCCCACAAGATCGTTTTCAGAATTGTTAGGATATGTATGTCGGAGTTCCCTTTGATTATCCTCAAGGGACAATGAACGCCCACACTCAATCATCTGTAGTATTCCAAAACTCTGCATTGATGAGATCACATCAGAGATCCTCTTATTTATTCCTTTGACATCTGACACTATCTTCGGACGATCCACTAAGATGGAAGCAAGTTTGGTGACACGCTTCTTgatccctttttcttttcttctcccttctttCATAAGAAAGGTTTCGATTATATCCTCAGCGTCATAAACAATGTCTTTGATATCTTCCAGAAAGTTTCTCACCCTTTCACTTTCATGTTTCTTGGCATCTGCATCTTTCAACAAAGACTGTAACCTTCCCAACTGACGTTTTAGTTCAGAAACTTGCTCATGGACTCCTTGGAACTGCTCTGATTCTCGACTCACAAGATCCCAAAGCTTCTCAATTCCAAACAAGATAACTCCTTCAGCCATAACTTCTCTCCTGCTCCACCATAAGAACACAGAAGTCAACAATCACCGACGAGGGACGATCACAAGAAGCCCGGAATCCACAATCACAAAGTGGAACATTCTTGTAGAAATTATCTAAAACTCAATTGAATCATCATTGaagttaaatatgatattttattatatccaaACACCAAAGTACCAAACGACACTTTTCTTAATAGACAATTACAGAAACCCATAACTATGATTCAAGTTTGTGGTTGACAACGAAAAACTAACCAAATTAGTGAAACAAGACCAGTGATCATTCAGACATAAATCTTAAAAGCAGATTCAAGTCACCAAAACAAGATGGAAAATACGAATCAACGCATAGCaagcagaaaaaataaaaagaaattaataagataacatcattaaattatcaaaaaaggaagaagaaagataacaTCATTTACCTCTTGTCTGAAAAACACTGGCTTGTTTGTGTTCACAGCGTTCTTTGGAAGATAATAATAGGTGGAGCTTGTAGTTATTCAACGACAATGATTCGTCGTGAGTCATGCCCTTTATTAAACACGGCTTCTTGACTTCTTTTTTGTCCCTCACTAAAaggaaatttcaaaaaagaCCCTTGCTGGTTTCTATAACTCAGAACCAGTTTCACACTAGTTTTATAAGTTAACTATATTACTATACAACTAAGGAGGGCTGCTTGTTTCTCATCTTAACTACTTGCATAGATTCCACAAGTCAGCAAATTCAAATCAAACTAGCCTATTTACTTATGCTGACATGTTGACTCATAATAATAATGGCAACGTAACCTGGATTTATTTCGGGAATCTGCATTTGCTCGGACCACACTAGAACTCCATCATAACCTCTGTTAAGTAAACCCACACCCACTGATCATATAGCTGCCCATGAGAATCAAGTGTCTGCTAGGCATTTTGTCGAACATCTTAACTGCGTCTTGAGATTTACCGCTCTTCACATACCCGTGGACCATTGAATTCCAAAGTAACCAAATTTCTCTCTTCCGTGTAATACAGAAAACTGTGACCAAAGCAGTCGCGAATAGCGTAAATTCCCAGCAAAAATAACCAAGACATTAGGTTTCGGCTGAGTCCAAGTTTAGTCATACCCTTTTAGTTACATACGTATTTCTTAGTTGTTTCAGTTTGATAGTGTGTTCGTAGAAAGGGTATATCGTGGGAATTTTCAAATATTGTATCAGGTTTTATCATCTTATTTTACTTTCTATGCAAGTGTCAAGTGTGTGtcaatttgtgtttttatctcATGTGACAAATGTACGTACCATGTATCTGAGCACGATGATTAAATTAGTTCAAAAGCATGAATTGGACCTCTAAACCTTGTGGAACCTGCGCACTTTCGATAATATCAGAGCAACCAATATTCTTGTCTCCGTCTTAGACATGACAACTAATGGAAACTTTGACAAGATGCATTCattaaaaaactaacaaaacgAAACTACAGCTACTGAGTTCTGGATTTTACTCTAAAGCGTTTTACTTGTCCCCAACACAAAAGACCAAAGCTATAACAGATTTACACTAACAAAGAAGAAACCCAACTAACTTTATCTGTCatcttgttcttcctttttttttttattctacctTTGAATCTGATCTGAACCAGAGTTATTAGCCACCGACGCACTTGACGGCCGTCCATTTTCCGTCCC from the Camelina sativa cultivar DH55 chromosome 12, Cs, whole genome shotgun sequence genome contains:
- the LOC104732027 gene encoding probable disease resistance RPP8-like protein 2; translation: MAEGVILFGIEKLWDLVSRESEQFQGVHEQVSELKRQLGRLQSLLKDADAKKHESERVRNFLEDIKDIVYDAEDIIETFLMKEGRRKEKGIKKRVTKLASILVDRPKIVSDVKGINKRISDVISSMQSFGILQMIECGRSLSLEDNQRELRHTYPNNSENDLVGMDQSVEDLVAQLVGNDNIQVVSISGMGGIGKTTLARQVFHHDRVRRHFDGFAWICVSQQFTQKHVWQRILQELRPDDGEILEMDEFTRQGKLFQLLETDKYLIVLDDIWKAEDWDRIKEVFPQKRGWKMLLTSRNESVGLHADPTCFSFRPKTLTLEQSWTLCQRLAFPRRGEAEYIVDEELEIMGKEMVTYCGGLPLAVKVLGGLLATKHTVLEWKRVHENIGLHIIGGSGLNFNSVYRVLSLSYEDLPMGLKHCFLYFAHFPEAYKIDVETLFNYWAAEGVVMIDRGTIRDNAEGYLEELVRRNMVISERNYLTSRIESCHMHDIMRGVCLSKAEEENFLQIVKVPTSTSTISGQSSRRLAVHSSKAFEMMGHEKTKKVRSLLYFKTKEEALIQSFLDFGSLPFLRVLDLSRVKFQGGKLPSSIGELIHLRFLSLYRAGVSYLPSSLRNLKLLLYLNLGVHGVSVHVPNVLKELRELRYLILPFLMDVKTKLELGDLVNLETLSGYSLENSSVKDLRGMTNLRTLTIHSLNGCTLETLSSSLFKSRELEQLSLYEVMHDGHNEGKLVLDSVHLKVLTVGMHIPRLLEQHRFPPNLAHICLRYCCMEEDPMPILEKLLHLKWVELSYRAFTGKRMVCSKGGFPQLHVLKLSGLYDLEDWVVEEGSMWCLRTLTINECRSLKEPPDGLKYLTSLKEMTIAGMYMMGWKEKLSEGGQNYYKVQHIPRVQYMREYAD